A window of the Phragmites australis chromosome 20, lpPhrAust1.1, whole genome shotgun sequence genome harbors these coding sequences:
- the LOC133901244 gene encoding uncharacterized protein LOC133901244 isoform X2 — protein MDAGDHDTSIDHDFFLQGLTGDYGPFDTSAAGDDGPDGEPPVGSHPDPGDAAGVPSSGSTSAHTLASSGSKRSRAGTSEVWQDFERIYKEEDGVSVRYAKCYICKNELSAKPSGGTGHLKRHAISCKRKSGAAMKQTVLQYNPDGSVHHWEYDSANARKELCRFIARADLPLNIGSSSRSSDSSSRSSTGTGIPTSGGELTTFIDSDVISHEQENFNILQCFF, from the exons atggatgccggtgatcatgatacatccatagatcatgatttttttctccaaggactcacaggggactacggcccctttgatactagtgctgcaggtgatgatggacccgacggtgaacctccggttggttcacatccagatccaggtgatgcagcaggagtgccatcgtcaggctctacaagtgcgcacacattagcaagcagcgggtctaaaagatcaagagccggtacttccgaagtttggcaagactttgaaaggatctacaaagaggaagatggggtaagtgtcaggtatgctaagtgttatatttgtaaaaatgaattatctgcaaagccctcgggtggaacggggcacttgaagaggcacgccataagttgcaagcgaaagagtggagcagccatgaagcagacggtgttgcagtacaaccccgacggctctgttcatcattgggagtacgactctgccaatgctcgaaaagagctatgtcgcttcattgcaagagcggatctaccactcaatatcg gttcttcatcaagaagttcagactcttcgtcacgatcgtctacgggcaccggaattccaacatccggaggggagctaactaccttcatcgacagtgacgttatcagccacgaacaagaaaacttcaacatactgcaatg tttcttctga
- the LOC133901244 gene encoding uncharacterized protein LOC133901244 isoform X1 → MDAGDHDTSIDHDFFLQGLTGDYGPFDTSAAGDDGPDGEPPVGSHPDPGDAAGVPSSGSTSAHTLASSGSKRSRAGTSEVWQDFERIYKEEDGVSVRYAKCYICKNELSAKPSGGTGHLKRHAISCKRKSGAAMKQTVLQYNPDGSVHHWEYDSANARKELCRFIARADLPLNIAYKQYCVAMGVRPRKFALDMPVRWNSTFLMLKNIIPYKSTFGVFIHTHYHQHGVKLYSRKRIGMLLKGYWSFLNFFMIQL, encoded by the exons atggatgccggtgatcatgatacatccatagatcatgatttttttctccaaggactcacaggggactacggcccctttgatactagtgctgcaggtgatgatggacccgacggtgaacctccggttggttcacatccagatccaggtgatgcagcaggagtgccatcgtcaggctctacaagtgcgcacacattagcaagcagcgggtctaaaagatcaagagccggtacttccgaagtttggcaagactttgaaaggatctacaaagaggaagatggggtaagtgtcaggtatgctaagtgttatatttgtaaaaatgaattatctgcaaagccctcgggtggaacggggcacttgaagaggcacgccataagttgcaagcgaaagagtggagcagccatgaagcagacggtgttgcagtacaaccccgacggctctgttcatcattgggagtacgactctgccaatgctcgaaaagagctatgtcgcttcattgcaagagcggatctaccactcaatatcg catataaacagtattgtgttgcaatgggtgtgcgtccacgtaagtttgctctggacatgccggtgagatggaactctactttcttgatgcttaaaaatattataccatataagagcacatttggtgtgtttattcatacacattaccatcagcatggggtcaaactttactcacggaagcgcattggtatgttgctgaaaggatactggagtttcttgaatttttttatgattcaactgtga